The following proteins come from a genomic window of Miscanthus floridulus cultivar M001 chromosome 2, ASM1932011v1, whole genome shotgun sequence:
- the LOC136522918 gene encoding uncharacterized protein has product MPTAYSLRAPPSAAQQRLRLPLPPPPPPLPFSPAGGGAARRLRLVRVAAASASPFDELHARGRPVHGPSKKSMLWNLIQDIEPLDLSVIQKDVAPETVDAMKRTISGMLGLLPSDQFRVVVEALWNPFFKLLVSSIMTGYTLRNAEYRLSFERNLELSEEVAECPKSDVTEDNHHNINLGRPVTIFRLSEDDMPQDPGKTDEESSYENMGEELGDLTPRTEEYIIQMQSRLDAMKKELHDLRRKNSALQMQQFVGEEKNDLLDYLRSLTPEKVAELSESTCPGVQEAIHSVVHGLLATLSLKIHSKAPPLLDNTSGGVLNLGGEDDDRAELVENASLPFQPLISVPRDYLARLLFWCMLLGHYIRGLEYRLELAQLLRISSDVGSFSGGGDHVV; this is encoded by the exons ATGCCTACCGCCTACAGCCTCCGCGCGCCGCCCTCCGCCGCGCAGCAGCGCCTCAGGCTGCccctaccgccgccgccgccgccgctgccgtttTCCCCGGCGGGTGGAGGGGCCGCCCGCCGGTTGAGGCTTGTCAGGGTGGCGGCCGCGTCCGCGTCGCCCTTCGACGAGCTGCACGCACGGGGGAGGCCCGTACATGGACCCTCCAAG AAATCCATGCTCTGGAACTTGATCCAGGATATAGAGCCCCTGGACCTAAGTGTCATTCAGAAAGATGTTGCTCCTGAAACGGTTGATGCAATGAAGAGGACTATTTCTGGCATGTTGGGTCTGCTTCCATCTGATCAGTTCCGCGTCGTTGTAGAAGCCCTTTGGAATCCCTTCTTCAAGTTATTGGTATCTTCAATTATGACTGG GTATACTCTGCGAAATGCTGAATACAGGCTTTCTTTTGAAAGAAATCTAGAACTGTCTGAAGAAGTTGCAGAATGCCCAAAAAGTGATGTCACTGAAGATAATCATCATAACATCAATTTGGGTAGACCTGTCACTATTTTTAGATTATCAGAAGACGACATGCCCCAGGACCCTGGAAAAACTGATGAAGAATCATCATATGAAAATATGGGAGAAGAGCTCGGTGACTTAACACCACGGACAGAAGAGTACATTATTCAGATGCAATCTCGTTTGGATGCCATGAAAAAG GAGCTACATGATCTCAGGAGAAAGAATTCTGCCCTACAGATGCAACAGTTTGTTGGGGAGGAAAAAAATGACTTGCTGGACTATTTGAGGTCACTAACACCAGAGAAG GTTGCTGAACTATCAGAGTCTACATGTCCCGGCGTGCAAGAAGCAATTCATTCTGTGGTTCATGGTCTGCTTGCCACTCTTTCTCTCAAGATACACTCGAAGGCCCCTCCACTGCTAGATAACACTTCTGGGGGTGTCCTAAACCTTGGGGGTGAGGATGATGACCGTGCAGAACTTGTTGAGAATGCTTCCCTCCCATTTCAGCCCCTAATATCTGTTCCCCGTGATTATCTTGCACGTTTGCTGTTCTG GTGCATGCTGCTGGGTCACTACATCCGGGGTCTGGAGTACCGGTTAGAGCTTGCTCAGCTTCTGCGAATATCCAGCGACGTGGGTTCTTTCTCTGGTGGTGGTGATCATGTTGTTTGA